A stretch of the Acanthopagrus latus isolate v.2019 chromosome 9, fAcaLat1.1, whole genome shotgun sequence genome encodes the following:
- the LOC119025585 gene encoding uncharacterized protein C21orf62 homolog isoform X2: MEMSPNTVSSASLPWSLWLLFFLAPVTRTTNSAPTPETSLTVNSTLLFDGGAPGYNLRNCSCSVPIADCDEALANSRCRCHTVLRSALPPAGLREPGPVTVWVKELWILEELLNRRTVGHLRLSFCGVKPMDSQYLALLGLRTLRIHSAAPEAPYPDQEITVSPAAGLTAEIEALSFDFSSSSHVTFLDVAVLNGLSALKAYTVVGPPAHSLYKDFPHLAVPLPLPPSAAPEVPADPSDPAAEPPENLLLTFIY; encoded by the coding sequence ATGGAGATGTCTCCAAACACAGTCTCCTCTGCCTCGTTGCCATGGTCACTGTGGTTGCTGTTCTTCCTGGCCCCGGTCACCCGGACAACAAACTCCGCCCCCACACCTGAAACCTCTCTGACGGTCAACTCCACGCTGTTGTTCGACGGTGGCGCTCCAGGCTACAACCTGCGcaactgcagctgctctgtgccCATCGCGGACTGCGACGAGGCGCTGGCCAACTCGCGCTGCAGATGTCACACCGTTCTGCGCTCCGCTCTGCCCCCTGCTGGGCTCAGGGAGCCAGGACCGGTCACCGTGTGGGTGAAGGAGCTCTGgatcctggaggagctgctgaacaGGAGGACGGTCGGCCATTTGCGGTTGTCCTTTTGCGGAGTAAAACCGATGGACAGTCAGTATCTGGCTCTGCTCGGTCTGCGGACCCTCAGGATCCACAGCGCAGCACCGGAAGCTCCCTACCCCGACCAGGAGATTACAGTCTCCCCTGCAGCAGGGCTCACAGCGGAGATAGAAGCCCTCTCCTTtgacttctcctcctcctcccacgtGACCTTCCTGGATGTCGCCGTGCTGAACGGCCTCTCAGCCCTGAAGGCCTACACTGTGGTGGGACCACCTGCTCACTCCCTCTACAAAGACTTCCCCCACCTGGCTGTGCCTCTTCCTCTGCCGCCCTCTGCTGCACCTGAGGTCCCTGCAGACCCCAGTGATCCGGCTGCAGAGCCTCCGGAGAACCTGCTCCTCACATTTATCTACTGA
- the LOC119025585 gene encoding uncharacterized protein C21orf62 homolog isoform X1 yields MTNISSEPRPSLYSPVRPLGEDVVCLISMEMSPNTVSSASLPWSLWLLFFLAPVTRTTNSAPTPETSLTVNSTLLFDGGAPGYNLRNCSCSVPIADCDEALANSRCRCHTVLRSALPPAGLREPGPVTVWVKELWILEELLNRRTVGHLRLSFCGVKPMDSQYLALLGLRTLRIHSAAPEAPYPDQEITVSPAAGLTAEIEALSFDFSSSSHVTFLDVAVLNGLSALKAYTVVGPPAHSLYKDFPHLAVPLPLPPSAAPEVPADPSDPAAEPPENLLLTFIY; encoded by the exons ATGACTAATATTAGCAGTGAG CCTCGTCCGTCTCTCTACAGTCCAGTCCGTCCACTTGGTGAAGATGTAGTCTGCTTGATCTCCATGGAGATGTCTCCAAACACAGTCTCCTCTGCCTCGTTGCCATGGTCACTGTGGTTGCTGTTCTTCCTGGCCCCGGTCACCCGGACAACAAACTCCGCCCCCACACCTGAAACCTCTCTGACGGTCAACTCCACGCTGTTGTTCGACGGTGGCGCTCCAGGCTACAACCTGCGcaactgcagctgctctgtgccCATCGCGGACTGCGACGAGGCGCTGGCCAACTCGCGCTGCAGATGTCACACCGTTCTGCGCTCCGCTCTGCCCCCTGCTGGGCTCAGGGAGCCAGGACCGGTCACCGTGTGGGTGAAGGAGCTCTGgatcctggaggagctgctgaacaGGAGGACGGTCGGCCATTTGCGGTTGTCCTTTTGCGGAGTAAAACCGATGGACAGTCAGTATCTGGCTCTGCTCGGTCTGCGGACCCTCAGGATCCACAGCGCAGCACCGGAAGCTCCCTACCCCGACCAGGAGATTACAGTCTCCCCTGCAGCAGGGCTCACAGCGGAGATAGAAGCCCTCTCCTTtgacttctcctcctcctcccacgtGACCTTCCTGGATGTCGCCGTGCTGAACGGCCTCTCAGCCCTGAAGGCCTACACTGTGGTGGGACCACCTGCTCACTCCCTCTACAAAGACTTCCCCCACCTGGCTGTGCCTCTTCCTCTGCCGCCCTCTGCTGCACCTGAGGTCCCTGCAGACCCCAGTGATCCGGCTGCAGAGCCTCCGGAGAACCTGCTCCTCACATTTATCTACTGA